In a genomic window of Lagopus muta isolate bLagMut1 chromosome 2, bLagMut1 primary, whole genome shotgun sequence:
- the NEK2 gene encoding serine/threonine-protein kinase Nek2: MPSRPEDYEVLLTIGAGSYGKCRKVRRKADGKILVWKELDYGSMSEAEKQMLVSEVNLLRELRHPNIVRYHDRIIDRSSTTLYIVMEYCDGGDLASVIARCTRERHYLEESFVLRVLTQLTLALKECHRRSDGGVTVHRDLKPANVFLDGKQNVKLGDFGLARILHHDTSFAKTFVGTPYYMSPEQINHMSYNEKSDIWSLGCLLYELCALTPPFTAYNQKELAEKIREGKFRRIPYRYSEQLNELLKQMLNLKDYCRPSVEDILQHPLIADLVAEEQRKNSDKRGRRSGEPERVQHLDAPVNELKLKEQQLHEREQAIKDREQRLEQRERELCIRERLAEDKLARAEKLMRNYSLYKQQRTLSTADGPDDAVLLPFSTTKKKVHFGGSEENAVPSVNVENYPLSKGKCSDLKRRLYAANLRAQALSELEKNYQLKSRQILGMR, from the exons ATGCCCAGCCGGCCCGAGGACTACGAGGTGCTGCTCACCATCGGCGCCGGCTCCTACGGCAAGTGCCGCAAGGTGCGGCGTAAGGCTGACGGCAAG ATCTTGGTATGGAAGGAGCTCGACTACGGCTCCATGTCGGAGGCGGAGAAGCAGATGCTCGTTTCGGAGGTGAATCTGCTCCGCGAGCTGCGGCACCCCAACATCGTCCGCTACCACGACCGCATCATCGACCGGAGCAGCACCACCCTCTACATCGTGATGGAGTACTGCGACGGCGGCGACCTGGCCAGCGTCATCGCGCGCTGCACCAGGGAGAG ACACTACTTGGAAGAGAGCTTTGTTCTCCGAGTGTTGACTCAGTTGACGTTGGCCTTGAAGGAATGCCATAGACGGAGTGACGGCGGAGTCACTGTGCACCGGGACTTAAAACCAGCAAATGTCTTCCTAGATGGCAAGCAGAATGTGAAACTTGGCGATTTTGGACTGGCTCGAATTCTGCATCACGACACCAGCTTTGCCAAAACTTTTGTTGGAACCCCATACTATATGTCTCCA GAGCAAATTAACCACATGTCATACAATGAGAAATCAGATATCTGGTCTCTAGGATGTCTTCTATATGAGTTATGTGCTCTCAC GCCCCCATTTACAGCTTACAACCAGAAGGAGTTGGCAGAAAAGATAAGGGAGGGGAAGTTCAGACGAATACCATATCGTTACTCAGAGCAGTTGAATGAACTTCTCAAGCAGATGCTGAACTTGAAG GATTACTGCCGACCTTCTGTTGAAGACATTCTGCAGCACCCCTTGATAGCAGACTTAGtggcagaagagcagagaaaaaattctGATAAAAGAGGCCGGAGATCAGGAGAGCCAGAGAGGGTGCAGCATTTGGATGCTCCAGTGAATGAACTGAAGCTGAAGGAGCAACAACTACACGAAAGAGAGCAAGCCATTAAGGACAGAGAGCAACGATTGGAGC AGAGAGAACGGGAACTCTGTATTCGAGAGAGGCTGGCAGAGGACAAACTTGCTAG AGCTGAGAAATTGATGAGGAACTACAGTCTCTACAAACAGCAGAGGACATTATCTACTGCAGATGGTCCAG ATGATGCAGTCCTGCTCCCCTTTTCTACAACCAAGAAGAAAGTCCACTTTGGTGGAAGTGAGGAGAATGCTGTGCCTTCTGTTAATGTGGAGAACTATCCCCTTTCTAAAGGGAAATGCTCTGATCTCAAAAGACGCCTGTATGCTGCAAACCTGCGAGCTCAAGCACTGTCTGAACTGGAAAAGAACTATCAGCTAAAGAGCAGACAAATCTTGGGCATGCGCTGA